A single genomic interval of Flavihumibacter rivuli harbors:
- the glmM gene encoding phosphoglucosamine mutase, producing MALIKSISGIRGTIGGHPTENLTPLDVVRFTAAYGSMLLHQNKTPKVVVGRDGRISGDMVNQLVQQTLAGLGINVVDLGLSTTPTVEMAVKWEGADGGIIITASHNPKEWNALKLLNSEGEFISAEAGAQVLDIASRDDFRFAAVDKLGSITPNHTYIDKHIEAVVNYPLVNCEGIRNKGFRVVVDAINSTGALAIPKLLYALGVEDVVVLNGEVNGRFAHNPEPLPENLSELSAEVKKRGASLGIAVDPDVDRLCFVCEDGSMFGEEYTLVAVADYVLSHRKGNTVSNMSSTKALKEITLKHGGEYFPSAVGEVNVVKRMKEVNAVIGGEGNGGIIVPDLHYGRDALIGIGLFLSALSQHKNGIKSFRARYPDYFISKNKIELEKGINVVDIFEKIKKKYKKQPLNTEDGLKIEFDSDWVHLRTSNTEPIIRIYAESNFETTANNIALRLMQDIKEFM from the coding sequence GTGGCATTGATAAAAAGTATATCTGGAATTCGTGGAACCATAGGCGGGCATCCTACTGAAAATTTAACCCCCCTCGACGTCGTTCGGTTTACCGCTGCATACGGCAGCATGTTGCTCCACCAGAATAAAACCCCTAAGGTAGTGGTCGGCAGGGATGGAAGGATCAGCGGTGATATGGTTAACCAACTGGTGCAGCAAACATTGGCAGGACTAGGCATCAATGTAGTGGACCTTGGCCTTTCAACCACCCCGACTGTTGAGATGGCAGTGAAATGGGAAGGAGCGGATGGAGGTATCATCATAACGGCCAGTCACAATCCCAAGGAGTGGAATGCACTTAAATTATTGAATAGCGAAGGCGAATTCATTTCCGCAGAAGCGGGTGCACAGGTATTGGATATCGCTTCCCGCGATGATTTCCGCTTTGCCGCTGTTGATAAACTTGGATCCATTACCCCGAACCATACTTATATTGATAAGCATATTGAAGCGGTTGTCAACTATCCCCTGGTGAACTGCGAAGGCATCAGGAACAAGGGGTTCAGGGTAGTAGTGGATGCGATCAATTCAACCGGCGCCCTGGCCATACCCAAATTATTGTATGCCCTCGGCGTGGAAGATGTGGTGGTGCTGAACGGTGAAGTGAACGGCCGGTTCGCCCACAACCCGGAACCATTGCCCGAGAACCTGTCCGAATTGAGTGCAGAAGTGAAGAAGCGTGGTGCCTCATTGGGTATTGCCGTTGACCCGGATGTGGATCGCCTTTGCTTTGTTTGTGAAGACGGAAGCATGTTTGGGGAAGAGTATACCCTGGTGGCAGTTGCCGATTACGTTTTGAGCCATCGCAAGGGGAATACTGTTTCCAATATGAGCAGTACCAAGGCGCTGAAGGAAATTACCCTGAAGCATGGCGGGGAATATTTCCCATCAGCAGTAGGGGAGGTGAATGTGGTGAAAAGAATGAAGGAAGTGAATGCAGTGATCGGCGGGGAAGGTAATGGTGGGATCATTGTTCCTGACCTCCACTATGGCCGTGACGCCCTGATTGGTATCGGCCTATTCCTGAGTGCACTTTCCCAGCATAAGAACGGCATCAAGTCCTTCCGTGCCCGTTACCCTGATTATTTCATTTCGAAGAATAAGATCGAATTGGAGAAGGGCATTAATGTGGTGGATATCTTCGAGAAGATCAAGAAGAAATACAAAAAGCAACCGCTGAATACAGAAGATGGTCTGAAGATCGAGTTCGATTCGGACTGGGTACACCTCAGGACATCCAATACGGAACCGATTATCAGGATCTATGCTGAAAGTAATTTCGAAACCACGGCCAATAATATTGCCCTTCGCCTGATGCAGGACATCAAGGAGTTTATGTGA
- a CDS encoding cysteine desulfurase family protein — MKRIYFDNAATTALDPQVLEAMMPFLTEKFGNPSSIYSYGRESRLAIENARKTVARILNAHPAEIFFTSGGTESSNTAITAAVRDLGCRHIISSPIEHHATSHTVEFLYRNGEAALSYVKLLSNGHVDLEDLEALLASSDEKCLVTLMHANNEIGNLLDLHAVGEICKKFNAIFHSDTVQTVGHYPFDLRNTPVHFITGAGHKFHGPKGVGMLYINENVQIKPYIHGGSQERNMRAGTENLYGIVGFARALELATNHYENDSIYIQGLKEYMAEQLQLHIKGVSFNGDTFGRSLYTVLNVSFPKTEKSEMILFNLDINGICASGGSACTSGVDQGSHVIRAINNNPNQVAVRFSFSKYNTKEEIDQVVNKLKTLI, encoded by the coding sequence GTGAAAAGGATCTATTTTGACAATGCGGCAACCACAGCCCTGGACCCCCAGGTGTTGGAAGCTATGATGCCCTTCCTGACAGAAAAATTCGGTAACCCTTCCTCCATTTACTCTTACGGCAGGGAAAGCAGGCTGGCGATCGAGAACGCCCGAAAGACCGTGGCCAGGATCCTGAATGCCCATCCGGCGGAAATATTCTTTACCTCCGGGGGTACGGAAAGCAGCAATACGGCTATTACTGCCGCCGTGCGCGACCTGGGCTGCAGGCATATCATTAGTTCACCCATAGAGCACCACGCCACTTCCCATACCGTGGAATTCCTCTACCGGAATGGTGAGGCTGCCCTTAGTTATGTAAAACTGCTATCCAATGGCCATGTGGACCTGGAAGACCTTGAGGCATTGCTGGCCTCCAGCGATGAAAAATGCCTCGTTACGCTGATGCATGCCAATAATGAGATCGGGAACCTGCTCGACCTTCATGCAGTAGGCGAGATCTGCAAGAAGTTCAATGCCATTTTCCATTCCGATACAGTGCAGACGGTTGGCCATTATCCATTCGACCTGCGCAATACCCCGGTGCATTTCATTACAGGAGCCGGCCATAAGTTCCATGGCCCCAAAGGGGTGGGAATGCTTTACATTAATGAGAACGTACAGATCAAACCCTATATCCATGGTGGATCTCAGGAACGGAATATGAGGGCCGGTACGGAAAACCTGTATGGTATTGTAGGCTTTGCCAGGGCGCTTGAACTGGCCACCAATCATTACGAGAACGACAGCATCTATATCCAGGGCCTTAAGGAATATATGGCGGAACAGTTACAGCTGCACATCAAGGGTGTTTCCTTCAATGGCGATACTTTTGGCCGAAGCCTCTATACCGTTTTGAATGTTTCCTTCCCTAAAACGGAGAAATCAGAGATGATCCTGTTCAACCTCGACATCAACGGTATTTGCGCATCAGGTGGAAGTGCCTGCACCAGCGGGGTAGACCAGGGATCCCATGTGATCAGGGCCATCAACAATAACCCCAACCAGGTAGCAGTACGCTTCTCTTTTTCAAAATACAATACCAAAGAAGAGATAGACCAGGTGGTCAATAAACTGAAAACGCTTATTTAA
- a CDS encoding porin family protein, whose product MKKIFTLAVMMLAITISYAQTKIGYGVKAGMNFASITGDANTQLNNLLELSDGMVKTSGRTGYHVGAYLQVPLTENLLLEPALLYSRKGYELEGNFDFKMLELLGISARAELISQYIDLPLVLKAKLGKGFQVYAGPQVSYMLRSDLRARAGLLGINLLNEKFDVSGSFNNWDAALTAGLAYQFGNGVNVYAGYDHGLTRIDANRSVDARNKVFRVGMGVSF is encoded by the coding sequence ATGAAAAAGATTTTTACCCTGGCTGTTATGATGCTTGCAATCACTATCAGTTATGCTCAAACGAAGATTGGTTATGGTGTGAAGGCTGGAATGAACTTTGCCTCCATAACCGGAGACGCCAATACGCAATTGAATAATTTACTGGAACTATCCGATGGCATGGTGAAAACAAGCGGCAGGACCGGCTACCATGTTGGGGCCTACCTTCAGGTGCCCTTGACGGAAAATCTTTTACTGGAGCCTGCCTTGCTCTATTCCCGTAAGGGCTATGAACTGGAAGGTAATTTCGATTTCAAGATGTTGGAATTACTGGGTATTTCCGCCAGGGCGGAATTGATCAGCCAATATATTGACCTTCCGCTGGTATTGAAGGCTAAACTGGGTAAAGGCTTCCAGGTTTATGCCGGCCCACAGGTTTCCTATATGCTCCGTTCCGACCTCAGGGCCAGGGCCGGCTTACTGGGCATTAACCTGCTGAATGAAAAGTTTGATGTGTCTGGTTCGTTTAACAATTGGGATGCAGCCCTTACTGCCGGATTGGCTTACCAGTTTGGCAATGGGGTGAATGTATATGCCGGCTATGACCATGGACTAACCAGGATCGACGCAAACCGTTCTGTGGATGCCAGGAACAAGGTATTTCGAGTAGGGATGGGTGTTAGTTTCTAA
- the mutS gene encoding DNA mismatch repair protein MutS has translation MSKSSAETPLMQQHKAIKQRYPDAVLLFRVGDFYETFGPDAIIASQVLGITLTKRNNGAASSSELAGFPHHALETYLHKLVKAGYRVAICDQLEDPKQAKGIVKRGVTEMVTPGTATNDKLLEHHSNNFLGSINFIEENRYGIAFLDISTGEFFVAEGDREYADKLLQSFQPAEVLFQRHRQKQFKEFFGTRFYTYTLDEWIFQESYALETLLKHFQTHSLKGFGVEEMKDGLVAAGAIIHYLKDTEHPNLQHITSLHRIDRGDFLWMDRFTIRNLELLGGPSDQTHSLLKVLDQTVSPMGARLLKRWIVFPLKEAGRINERLDLVEYFITEVDLRTQLAQHIRQCGDIERLVSKIPLKKIGPREVLQLAKGLNQVAAIKELCHQSGNAYLKRLVDSLNPCTYIAEKIIRELPENPPATAVKGGIIASGVHAELDELRKIASSGKEYLVQLQQQESANTGIPSLKIGFNNVFGYYLEVTNTHKNKVPDRWTRKQTLANAERYITPELKEYEEKITGAEDKILLIELQLFEALLNELQDYLSPIQTNGNVLAILDCLLCFAQNALQFGYKRPRIHEEDALEIKAGRHPVIERYLQPGETYVDNDITLSKSDQQIIILTGPNMSGKSALLRQVALITLMAHMGSFVPASEANIPVTDKIFTRVGASDNLSGGESTFMVEMNETASIINNVTSRSLILLDEIGRGTSTYDGISIAWSIVEHLHQAPQAPLTLFATHYHELNELENKWSRIRNFHITNKEVGNKVIFLRKLAPGGTTHSFGIHVAKMAGMPPSLIERANEILVQLESKHLAEKEVNADTSLKEKVKEIGGPKMQLSIFDIHSQTFDSIRKTLEGIDINRLTPVEALLKLQEIKNMIK, from the coding sequence ATGTCGAAATCGAGTGCAGAAACGCCCCTGATGCAGCAGCATAAGGCCATCAAACAAAGGTATCCCGATGCGGTACTGCTCTTCAGGGTGGGCGACTTTTATGAAACATTCGGCCCCGATGCCATCATCGCTTCGCAAGTATTGGGCATCACCCTAACCAAAAGGAATAATGGTGCGGCTTCATCCAGCGAACTGGCAGGATTCCCCCACCATGCCCTGGAAACCTACCTGCACAAGCTGGTTAAGGCAGGATACCGCGTGGCCATTTGCGACCAGCTGGAAGATCCCAAACAAGCTAAGGGTATTGTTAAGCGGGGCGTAACAGAAATGGTTACCCCCGGAACCGCTACCAATGACAAACTATTGGAACACCATTCCAATAACTTCCTGGGCAGCATCAATTTCATTGAGGAGAACCGTTATGGCATTGCCTTCCTCGATATCTCCACTGGCGAATTCTTTGTTGCCGAAGGGGACAGGGAATATGCGGATAAATTGCTGCAAAGTTTCCAGCCAGCCGAAGTCCTTTTCCAGCGGCACCGGCAAAAGCAGTTCAAGGAATTCTTTGGTACCCGTTTCTATACCTATACCCTGGATGAATGGATCTTCCAGGAAAGCTATGCATTGGAAACCCTGCTGAAACATTTCCAGACCCACTCCCTGAAAGGTTTTGGTGTTGAGGAAATGAAGGATGGCCTGGTGGCAGCAGGTGCCATCATCCATTACCTGAAGGACACCGAACATCCCAACCTCCAGCACATCACCTCCCTGCACCGGATCGACAGGGGTGATTTCCTCTGGATGGATCGTTTCACTATCAGGAACCTCGAATTACTGGGCGGCCCTTCTGACCAGACCCATTCCCTCCTGAAGGTGCTGGACCAAACAGTATCCCCCATGGGGGCCAGGCTGCTCAAGCGCTGGATCGTCTTTCCCCTGAAGGAAGCTGGCAGGATCAATGAGCGCCTCGACCTGGTGGAATATTTTATTACCGAGGTAGACCTAAGAACCCAACTGGCGCAACATATCCGCCAGTGTGGGGATATAGAAAGGCTGGTCAGCAAGATCCCGCTTAAAAAGATCGGCCCCAGGGAAGTATTGCAACTGGCAAAGGGATTGAACCAGGTGGCGGCCATTAAGGAACTATGTCACCAGTCAGGGAATGCTTACCTGAAACGTTTGGTGGACTCCCTGAACCCCTGTACCTATATCGCTGAAAAGATCATCAGGGAACTGCCTGAAAACCCGCCAGCCACAGCAGTCAAAGGAGGCATCATCGCTTCAGGGGTTCATGCCGAACTGGATGAGCTCAGGAAGATCGCTTCCAGCGGCAAGGAATACCTGGTGCAATTGCAACAACAGGAGTCGGCCAATACCGGCATCCCCTCCCTGAAGATCGGTTTCAATAATGTTTTTGGTTATTACCTTGAAGTAACCAATACCCATAAGAACAAAGTGCCGGATAGGTGGACCAGGAAACAGACCCTGGCCAACGCAGAACGGTATATCACCCCTGAGTTAAAGGAATATGAAGAGAAGATCACAGGTGCCGAGGATAAGATCCTGCTGATCGAACTGCAATTGTTTGAAGCATTGCTGAATGAATTGCAGGACTACCTTTCCCCTATCCAGACCAATGGCAATGTCCTGGCCATCCTGGATTGCTTATTGTGCTTCGCCCAGAACGCCCTGCAATTTGGTTACAAACGTCCACGCATACACGAAGAGGATGCCTTAGAGATCAAGGCGGGCAGGCATCCGGTGATCGAAAGGTACCTGCAGCCGGGTGAGACCTATGTCGACAATGATATCACCCTTAGCAAATCGGACCAGCAGATCATTATCCTGACGGGTCCCAACATGAGTGGTAAGAGCGCTTTGTTAAGGCAGGTTGCCTTGATCACCCTGATGGCACATATGGGTAGCTTTGTCCCGGCCTCGGAGGCGAATATCCCGGTAACGGATAAGATCTTTACCCGTGTGGGGGCGTCAGACAACCTCAGTGGCGGGGAATCCACCTTCATGGTTGAAATGAATGAGACCGCCTCCATCATCAACAATGTGACCAGCCGCAGCCTGATCCTCCTGGATGAGATCGGCAGGGGGACTTCTACCTATGATGGCATTTCCATTGCCTGGAGCATTGTTGAACACCTGCACCAGGCACCACAGGCACCGCTCACCCTGTTCGCCACCCATTACCATGAGCTCAATGAACTGGAAAACAAATGGTCACGTATCCGGAACTTCCATATCACCAATAAGGAAGTGGGCAATAAGGTGATCTTCCTGCGCAAACTAGCCCCCGGAGGCACCACCCATAGCTTCGGTATTCACGTAGCCAAAATGGCCGGCATGCCCCCATCGCTGATCGAAAGGGCAAATGAGATCCTGGTCCAACTGGAAAGCAAGCACCTGGCAGAAAAGGAAGTGAATGCTGATACCAGCCTGAAAGAAAAGGTAAAGGAGATCGGAGGCCCCAAGATGCAGCTATCCATTTTCGATATCCACTCCCAGACCTTCGACTCCATCCGTAAAACACTGGAGGGAATCGACATCAACCGGTTAACGCCGGTGGAGGCCTTGTTAAAACTGCAGGAGATCAAGAATATGATCAAGTAA
- a CDS encoding RNA methyltransferase has product MRKLSMDELNRKSVDEFRKAEKIPVVVVLDNIRSMHNVGSVFRTADAFLIESIYLCGYTPQPPHRDINKTALGATETVAWEYFPSTLEAVVALRQKGYGVYAVEQATDSYLLNRIDTDLDEKIAVVFGNEVSGVDSEVLKHCDGCLEIPQLGMKHSLNVSVAAGIILWELVRERIG; this is encoded by the coding sequence ATGCGAAAATTGAGCATGGACGAGTTGAACAGGAAGTCTGTGGACGAATTCCGCAAGGCTGAAAAAATACCTGTTGTAGTGGTGTTGGACAATATCCGCAGCATGCATAATGTGGGCAGCGTTTTCCGCACGGCAGATGCTTTCCTGATAGAGTCCATTTACCTGTGTGGGTATACCCCCCAGCCGCCCCATCGCGACATCAACAAGACCGCGCTGGGAGCTACAGAAACCGTGGCATGGGAATATTTCCCTTCAACCCTGGAGGCAGTGGTGGCGCTCAGGCAAAAAGGCTATGGGGTGTACGCGGTGGAACAGGCCACTGACAGTTACCTCCTGAACCGAATCGATACGGACCTGGATGAAAAGATAGCGGTGGTCTTCGGTAATGAAGTGTCCGGTGTGGACAGTGAGGTGCTGAAGCATTGCGATGGTTGCCTTGAGATCCCCCAATTAGGCATGAAACATTCCCTGAATGTATCGGTAGCTGCCGGGATCATTTTATGGGAATTGGTTAGGGAAAGGATCGGTTAG
- a CDS encoding UbiA-like polyprenyltransferase, which yields MSTIKNYLSLIKFSHTIFAMPFALIGFFLASRESILEFFGGWGKDALPSQWSTVDGAPGRPWWVLLALVVLCMVFARSAAMAFNRYLDRHFDARNPRTAIREIPAGIIGADKALVFTIASSLLFILCTWFINRLCFFLSPVALLVVLGYSYTKRFTALCHLVLGLGLSLAPIGAYLAVTGKFDWLPILFSFAVIFWVSGFDIIYALQDEEFDRSNQLHSIPAALGKSRALKVSEWLHALSAASVIAAGLYGDFGWLYWIGVAVFVGMLVYQHSIVKPNDLSRVNIAFMTANGVASVVFALFVISDLFVTL from the coding sequence ATGAGCACTATAAAGAATTACCTGAGCCTGATCAAGTTCTCGCATACCATATTTGCGATGCCTTTTGCCCTGATCGGTTTTTTCCTGGCCTCCCGCGAATCCATCCTCGAATTCTTTGGGGGATGGGGCAAGGATGCACTTCCTTCCCAATGGTCAACGGTCGATGGTGCCCCTGGCAGGCCCTGGTGGGTACTATTGGCATTGGTGGTCCTTTGCATGGTCTTTGCCCGTAGCGCGGCCATGGCCTTTAACCGCTACCTGGACCGGCATTTTGATGCGAGGAACCCCAGGACCGCCATCCGCGAGATACCTGCCGGCATCATCGGGGCAGACAAGGCCCTGGTATTTACGATAGCCAGCAGTTTGCTTTTTATCCTTTGCACCTGGTTCATCAACCGCTTATGTTTCTTCTTATCACCTGTGGCCCTATTGGTGGTCCTGGGTTATAGTTATACCAAGCGCTTCACGGCACTATGCCATTTGGTACTCGGACTAGGGCTTTCGCTAGCGCCCATCGGTGCTTACCTGGCCGTTACCGGCAAGTTCGACTGGTTACCTATCCTGTTTTCCTTTGCTGTCATCTTTTGGGTGAGTGGTTTCGATATCATCTATGCCTTGCAAGACGAGGAATTCGATCGCAGCAACCAGTTGCATTCCATCCCCGCTGCCCTTGGCAAATCCAGGGCCTTGAAAGTTTCGGAATGGCTGCATGCCCTGAGTGCGGCAAGTGTAATAGCTGCAGGGTTATATGGCGACTTCGGTTGGTTGTATTGGATAGGGGTGGCTGTTTTTGTAGGAATGTTGGTTTACCAGCATTCCATCGTTAAACCCAATGACTTGTCGCGGGTGAACATCGCCTTTATGACAGCCAATGGAGTAGCCAGTGTGGTCTTTGCCCTTTTCGTCATCAGCGATTTATTTGTAACACTATAA
- the ruvX gene encoding Holliday junction resolvase RuvX yields the protein MARILAIDYGGKRTGLAVTDPLQIIATGLTTVATKDLIAFLKDYCTKEQVERFIIGEPRNWDDSETHATPLVEAFIKELARHFPAIPIEKVDERYTSKMAKQSMLESGMKKKDRRKKELVDEIAATIILQEYMGRFNP from the coding sequence ATGGCCCGGATCTTAGCTATCGATTATGGAGGGAAACGTACAGGTCTCGCAGTGACTGACCCGTTGCAGATCATCGCCACCGGATTGACAACTGTTGCCACCAAGGACCTGATCGCCTTTCTCAAGGACTATTGCACGAAGGAACAGGTAGAACGGTTCATTATTGGGGAGCCCCGCAATTGGGATGACTCAGAAACCCATGCTACACCGTTGGTAGAAGCATTCATCAAGGAGCTGGCCAGGCATTTCCCCGCTATCCCCATTGAAAAAGTAGATGAGCGTTATACCTCAAAGATGGCTAAGCAAAGCATGCTCGAAAGTGGTATGAAGAAAAAGGACCGGCGAAAGAAGGAATTGGTGGATGAGATCGCCGCGACCATCATCCTGCAGGAATACATGGGACGTTTCAATCCCTGA
- the def gene encoding peptide deformylase — MILPIVAYGNPILRTVAKDISPDYPGLQQLLLDMWETMYYSNGVGLAAPQINRDIRIFVVDSLQIIEGMDEDEKGEFPEDKGIKEVFINAHIKQLDGEPWPYNEGCLSIPKIREDVYRPEEVTLEYVNEHFEPQVKTFTGITARVILHEYDHIEGKLFIDHLKPLKRKLLKGKLDDIAKGKIRVDYKMMFAK; from the coding sequence ATGATTTTACCTATCGTAGCATATGGCAACCCTATTTTAAGAACGGTTGCCAAGGATATTTCACCGGATTATCCCGGACTGCAGCAACTCCTCCTGGATATGTGGGAGACCATGTATTACAGCAATGGGGTAGGGTTGGCTGCTCCCCAGATCAACAGGGATATCAGGATCTTCGTGGTGGATAGCCTCCAGATCATAGAAGGGATGGATGAGGATGAAAAGGGGGAGTTCCCGGAAGACAAAGGCATCAAGGAGGTATTTATCAATGCGCATATCAAGCAGCTGGACGGTGAACCATGGCCCTACAATGAAGGCTGCCTGAGCATTCCCAAGATCAGGGAAGATGTATACAGGCCAGAGGAAGTGACTCTGGAATACGTGAATGAGCATTTTGAGCCGCAGGTGAAAACCTTTACCGGTATTACCGCCAGGGTTATCCTTCACGAATACGATCATATTGAAGGCAAATTGTTCATCGACCACCTTAAACCCCTCAAGCGTAAACTGCTCAAGGGTAAACTGGATGATATTGCCAAAGGCAAGATCAGGGTTGACTATAAAATGATGTTCGCCAAATAA
- a CDS encoding RluA family pseudouridine synthase: MSKASEQEELLENGESSDELYERHAITCDPGQEPYRIDKFLVGRIEYATRNKVQKAIESGMVTVNGKNVQPNYKVKPGDEIIVYSDKEVKGEQIVPEFIPLDIQYEDDDVMIINKPAGLVVHPASGNPNGTLINGVAWYLKQKNKDISEETLPRYGMVHRIDKNTSGLMVLAKTDKAVTSLAKQFFDHTVFRRYIALVWGDPSEDEGTVNAHIGRHQRFRKLFDAYPEGDHGKEAITHYKVLERFGYVTLVECRLETGRTHQIRVHMQHIGHPLFNDDFYGGDRIVKGTVYSKYKQFVENCFAICPRHALHARNIGFKHPGTGEQVLFECELPQDMKELIEKWRNYVKFKGVPEE; this comes from the coding sequence ATGTCAAAAGCAAGTGAACAAGAAGAGTTATTGGAGAACGGCGAAAGCAGTGATGAACTTTATGAACGACACGCCATAACCTGCGACCCAGGCCAGGAGCCGTACCGGATTGACAAATTCCTGGTGGGCAGGATCGAGTATGCCACCCGCAACAAGGTACAAAAAGCCATTGAGAGCGGAATGGTTACGGTGAACGGCAAGAACGTACAACCAAATTATAAGGTAAAGCCGGGCGACGAGATCATTGTTTACTCTGATAAGGAAGTGAAGGGAGAGCAGATCGTTCCGGAGTTCATTCCCCTGGATATCCAATACGAGGATGATGATGTGATGATCATTAATAAACCGGCCGGCCTGGTGGTGCACCCGGCTTCGGGTAACCCTAACGGAACCCTGATCAACGGGGTGGCCTGGTACCTGAAACAAAAGAATAAGGACATTTCTGAGGAAACCCTTCCAAGGTATGGGATGGTACACAGGATAGACAAGAATACCAGTGGGTTGATGGTGCTGGCCAAAACAGACAAAGCCGTCACTTCACTTGCCAAACAATTCTTCGACCATACTGTTTTCCGTCGGTATATCGCATTGGTCTGGGGTGACCCGTCAGAAGACGAAGGAACGGTCAATGCCCACATCGGGCGGCACCAGCGGTTCCGTAAGCTTTTCGATGCCTACCCGGAAGGGGACCATGGCAAGGAAGCCATCACCCATTATAAAGTGCTGGAAAGGTTCGGTTATGTAACACTGGTAGAGTGCCGGCTGGAGACAGGAAGGACCCACCAGATCAGGGTACATATGCAACATATCGGCCACCCCTTGTTCAATGATGACTTCTATGGTGGCGACAGGATCGTGAAAGGTACTGTCTATAGTAAATACAAGCAATTTGTGGAGAACTGCTTCGCCATTTGTCCACGCCATGCCCTGCATGCGAGGAATATCGGTTTCAAACACCCCGGCACCGGCGAACAAGTACTGTTTGAATGCGAACTTCCCCAAGACATGAAAGAGTTGATCGAAAAATGGCGGAACTATGTAAAGTTCAAAGGCGTTCCGGAAGAATAA
- the lipB gene encoding lipoyl(octanoyl) transferase LipB, with product MQEVFFRDLGQMAYREAWDLQEQLLQENLKLKAASFQPVENERVDTQESTCHHLLFVEHPPVYTLGKSGHMEHVLISEEDRLNKGIEFYKTNRGGDITFHGPQQIVGYPILDLEKFYTDIGRYLRNLEEVIILTMADYGLKGERSPGETGVWLDPFTPGKERKICAMGVRCSRWVTMHGFAFNINTDLGYFDHIVPCGIKQKAVTSLEKELGRKVDFEEAKAAVKRNFGKVFEVKLM from the coding sequence ATGCAGGAAGTATTTTTCAGGGACCTGGGCCAGATGGCTTATCGCGAAGCATGGGATTTACAGGAACAACTATTACAGGAAAACTTAAAGCTTAAAGCGGCTTCTTTCCAGCCTGTTGAAAATGAAAGGGTGGATACACAGGAATCTACCTGCCATCACCTCCTTTTCGTTGAGCATCCCCCTGTATATACCCTTGGAAAAAGCGGGCATATGGAACATGTGCTCATCAGTGAGGAAGACCGTTTAAATAAAGGGATCGAATTCTATAAGACCAACAGGGGAGGGGATATCACCTTTCATGGGCCGCAACAGATCGTTGGATACCCCATCCTCGACCTGGAGAAATTCTATACGGATATTGGCCGCTACCTGCGCAACCTGGAAGAGGTCATTATACTGACCATGGCCGATTATGGTTTGAAAGGGGAGCGGTCCCCTGGTGAGACCGGTGTATGGCTGGATCCTTTTACACCGGGAAAGGAAAGGAAGATTTGTGCAATGGGCGTTCGATGCAGCCGCTGGGTAACCATGCATGGGTTTGCCTTCAATATCAATACAGACCTTGGTTATTTTGATCATATCGTGCCATGTGGCATCAAACAGAAAGCTGTTACCTCCCTGGAAAAGGAACTGGGCAGAAAGGTTGATTTTGAGGAAGCCAAGGCTGCCGTAAAAAGGAATTTTGGGAAGGTCTTTGAGGTGAAGCTCATGTAA